In one Butyrivibrio proteoclasticus B316 genomic region, the following are encoded:
- the metG gene encoding methionine--tRNA ligase: MQNKGKYYITTAIAYTSGKPHIGNSYEIVLADAIARYKRRDGFDVHFQTGSDEHGQKIETRAIEAGCASPKEFVDQVSDTIKGLWNLMDTSYDRFIRTTDDDHVKQVQKIFKRFYDQGDIYKGSYKGMYCTECEAFYTESQLKDGKCPECGGPVHPAEEEAYFFKMSKYADKLIDYINTHPEFIQPVSRKNEMMNNFLLPGLQDLCVSRTSFKWGIPVDFDDKHVVYVWLDALSNYITGIGYDAEGHSSEEYKKWWPADLHLIGKDIIRFHTIYWPIFLMALGEPLPKQIFGHPWLLQGGEKMSKSKGNVIYADDLVSLFGVDPVRYFVLHEMPFENDGVITWELLVERFNSDLANTLGNLVNRTIAMSNKYLGGVVADKGVTEDVDADLKAVVTSCYDKVEKKMDELRVADALTEIFTLFKRCNKYIDETEPWVLGKDESKKDRLSTVLYNLVESISIGAALLDPFMPETAQKIREQLNAPEREFDSLGQFGVLASGTKVVEAPEMLFARKDLKDVLEKAAEITKKQKADFEESQRKAAENLAKAGLAPAPAPKAETAESEQAPIDIPAKEEIEYDQFGAMQFQVGEIIACEAVEKSKKLLCSQVKIGSQVKQIVSGIRKYYTPEEMVGKKVMVLVNLKPAKLAGVLSEGMLLCAEDAEGNLALMTPEKPMPSGAEIC; this comes from the coding sequence ATGCAGAATAAGGGTAAATACTACATTACTACTGCGATTGCTTATACATCAGGTAAGCCACATATCGGTAACAGCTATGAGATCGTGCTTGCAGATGCAATCGCAAGATATAAGAGAAGAGATGGATTTGATGTTCACTTCCAGACCGGTTCAGATGAACATGGGCAGAAGATTGAGACAAGAGCAATTGAAGCAGGCTGTGCTTCTCCTAAAGAGTTTGTTGATCAGGTTTCAGATACTATTAAGGGACTTTGGAACCTCATGGATACATCTTATGACAGATTCATCCGTACTACAGATGATGATCATGTCAAGCAGGTTCAGAAGATATTCAAGAGATTTTATGATCAGGGTGATATTTACAAGGGATCATACAAGGGAATGTATTGTACAGAGTGTGAGGCGTTCTATACAGAGTCTCAGCTCAAGGATGGCAAGTGCCCTGAATGCGGCGGTCCTGTTCATCCCGCAGAGGAAGAGGCATATTTCTTTAAAATGAGCAAATATGCTGACAAGCTTATTGATTATATCAATACACATCCTGAGTTTATTCAGCCTGTATCCAGAAAGAATGAGATGATGAACAACTTCCTTCTTCCGGGACTTCAGGATCTGTGCGTTTCCAGAACGTCATTTAAGTGGGGAATTCCTGTAGACTTTGATGACAAGCATGTTGTATATGTATGGCTTGATGCACTTTCAAACTATATCACAGGTATTGGTTACGATGCAGAAGGCCATAGCAGCGAAGAATACAAGAAGTGGTGGCCCGCTGATCTTCATCTTATTGGTAAAGATATTATTCGATTCCATACAATTTACTGGCCTATTTTCCTGATGGCACTCGGAGAGCCGCTTCCTAAGCAGATATTTGGTCATCCATGGCTCCTTCAGGGCGGCGAGAAGATGAGTAAATCAAAGGGTAACGTTATCTATGCTGATGACCTTGTAAGTCTCTTTGGTGTTGATCCTGTAAGATATTTCGTACTTCACGAGATGCCTTTTGAGAACGACGGTGTTATTACATGGGAACTTTTGGTTGAGCGTTTCAACTCAGACCTTGCTAATACACTTGGAAACCTTGTTAACAGAACAATTGCCATGAGTAACAAATATCTTGGTGGCGTTGTAGCTGATAAGGGTGTTACAGAGGATGTTGACGCAGACCTTAAGGCTGTAGTTACATCATGCTATGACAAGGTTGAGAAGAAGATGGATGAGCTCAGAGTTGCTGATGCGCTTACTGAAATCTTTACTCTCTTTAAGAGATGCAACAAATATATCGACGAAACTGAGCCATGGGTACTTGGTAAGGATGAGAGCAAGAAGGACAGACTTTCTACAGTTCTGTACAACCTTGTAGAGTCTATTTCAATCGGCGCTGCTCTTCTTGATCCATTTATGCCTGAAACAGCTCAGAAGATCAGAGAACAGCTCAATGCTCCTGAAAGAGAATTCGACTCACTTGGCCAGTTCGGCGTGCTTGCTTCAGGCACTAAGGTTGTTGAGGCTCCTGAGATGCTCTTTGCTCGTAAGGATCTCAAGGATGTGCTCGAGAAGGCTGCTGAAATAACCAAGAAGCAGAAGGCTGATTTTGAAGAATCTCAGAGAAAGGCAGCAGAGAACCTTGCCAAGGCCGGACTTGCTCCTGCACCAGCACCTAAGGCAGAAACAGCAGAGTCTGAGCAGGCTCCTATCGACATTCCTGCCAAGGAAGAAATCGAATATGACCAGTTCGGAGCTATGCAGTTCCAGGTTGGTGAGATCATTGCCTGCGAGGCAGTTGAGAAATCCAAGAAACTTCTGTGCTCACAGGTCAAGATTGGAAGTCAGGTCAAGCAGATC
- a CDS encoding methionyl aminopeptidase — protein sequence MYKRLGRNDMCWCGSGKKYKSCHAAFDDKLIHYEHEGFIIPSRDLFKTEKDIEGIKKSAVINMAVLDEVGDKIRAGMSTQEIDDIVNDVTTKMGGIPADLGYEGFPKSVCTSINEEVCHGIPSKDIILQDGDIINVDCSTILDGYFSDSSRMFMIGDVSPEKKRLVQVTKECMEAGIKAVIPWTPIGDMGHAVHQHALDNGYTVVKEIGGHGCGNAFHEEPYVSHVSRPGTGMLMVPGMVFTIEPMVNMGRDEIFIDEENDWTVYTADMKPSAQWEVELLVTEDGPELLCW from the coding sequence ATGTACAAGAGATTAGGAAGAAATGATATGTGCTGGTGTGGCAGTGGCAAGAAGTATAAGAGTTGCCATGCGGCTTTTGATGACAAGCTGATCCACTACGAGCATGAGGGCTTTATCATCCCTAGCAGAGACCTTTTCAAAACAGAGAAGGACATTGAGGGAATCAAGAAGAGTGCTGTCATAAATATGGCTGTGCTTGATGAGGTTGGAGACAAGATCCGCGCAGGAATGTCAACACAGGAAATTGACGACATCGTCAATGATGTGACCACTAAGATGGGAGGCATCCCAGCGGACTTAGGTTATGAAGGCTTCCCTAAGAGCGTATGCACTTCAATTAATGAAGAGGTATGCCACGGAATCCCTTCCAAAGACATAATTTTACAGGATGGAGATATTATCAACGTAGACTGTTCTACTATTCTTGATGGTTATTTCTCTGATTCATCACGAATGTTTATGATAGGCGATGTTTCTCCTGAGAAAAAGAGACTTGTTCAGGTTACCAAAGAGTGTATGGAAGCCGGAATCAAGGCAGTTATTCCTTGGACTCCGATTGGAGATATGGGACATGCGGTACATCAACATGCTCTTGATAATGGTTATACTGTCGTTAAAGAAATCGGTGGTCACGGCTGTGGCAATGCTTTCCACGAGGAGCCATATGTCAGCCATGTCAGCAGACCCGGTACAGGAATGCTCATGGTTCCAGGTATGGTATTTACAATCGAGCCTATGGTCAATATGGGTAGGGATGAGATCTTTATTGACGAAGAGAACGACTGGACAGTTTATACAGCAGATATGAAACCATCAGCTCAGTGGGAGGTTGAACTCCTTGTAACAGAGGACGGGCCAGAGCTTTTGTGCTGGTAA